A single Kribbella aluminosa DNA region contains:
- the qcrB gene encoding cytochrome bc1 complex cytochrome b subunit, producing MQRPWGNLRARVFPDHWSLLFGQIAFYSFVMLVVSGVVLTVYYEPSVSQVVYDGTYAPLRGLPMSRALDSTLRLTFDVRGGLLVRQVHHWSTLLMVAAITLHLLRLFFSSGFRRPRRLNWLVVFGLLVITLGASLTGTSLPDDVASGTSLAVLDGVLQATPFVGSALSYVLFGGEFPGDVISRFYPLHVIVLPVVLLLLFAAGAVLALKHETARFANGQTKTAKVAAVKGVGLFAFVASVAIVMGATATINPVWLYGPADPAAVSAGVGPAWYLAFLDGSLRLAPGWEVVWWGKTISLAVLLPVAVCTLFLALVAGWPFIEERLTGDKKDHHLLERPRDNPIRTGIGVAGMTFYSVLWAAAGADTIAVQFHLSMNTLLHAFQVLLVVGPPAALFLTRRICLGLQQSDADIAQHGIETGRIVRRPDGGYVEIHRASHEVGSFGALGVGDARVVPDGGPSAVTRRPASTPTAPGPRATWFGRSCTVRRTSSGCTTN from the coding sequence ATGCAACGTCCTTGGGGCAATCTTCGAGCGCGGGTGTTTCCGGACCACTGGTCGTTGCTGTTCGGCCAGATCGCCTTCTACAGCTTCGTCATGCTCGTCGTCAGCGGCGTCGTGCTGACGGTGTACTACGAGCCGTCCGTGAGCCAGGTCGTGTACGACGGAACGTACGCCCCGCTGCGCGGCCTGCCGATGTCGCGAGCGCTGGACTCGACGCTGCGGCTGACGTTCGACGTCCGCGGTGGCCTGCTGGTGCGGCAGGTCCACCACTGGTCCACGCTGCTCATGGTCGCGGCGATCACGCTGCACCTGTTGCGCCTGTTCTTCAGCTCCGGCTTCCGGCGCCCGCGGCGGTTGAACTGGCTCGTCGTCTTCGGCCTGCTGGTCATCACGCTAGGCGCGTCTCTCACCGGTACGTCGCTTCCGGACGACGTCGCGTCCGGTACGAGTCTCGCAGTACTGGATGGTGTGCTGCAGGCGACGCCGTTCGTCGGATCCGCCTTGTCGTACGTGCTGTTCGGCGGCGAGTTCCCCGGTGATGTGATCTCGCGGTTCTACCCGCTGCACGTCATCGTGCTGCCCGTCGTACTGCTGCTGCTCTTCGCCGCCGGCGCGGTCCTCGCGCTGAAGCACGAGACTGCGCGGTTCGCCAACGGACAGACGAAGACGGCGAAGGTCGCGGCGGTGAAGGGCGTGGGCCTCTTCGCGTTCGTGGCCAGTGTCGCGATCGTGATGGGCGCGACCGCGACGATCAACCCGGTCTGGCTGTACGGCCCGGCCGACCCCGCAGCGGTCTCGGCCGGAGTAGGTCCGGCCTGGTACCTCGCGTTCCTGGACGGCTCGCTGCGACTCGCGCCGGGCTGGGAGGTCGTCTGGTGGGGGAAGACGATCAGCCTGGCAGTGCTGCTGCCGGTCGCGGTCTGCACGCTGTTCCTCGCGCTCGTCGCCGGCTGGCCGTTCATCGAGGAGCGGCTGACCGGTGACAAGAAGGACCATCACCTGCTCGAGCGGCCGCGCGACAACCCGATCCGGACCGGCATCGGCGTCGCCGGGATGACGTTCTACAGCGTGCTCTGGGCAGCCGCGGGCGCGGACACGATCGCCGTCCAGTTCCACCTCTCGATGAACACGCTCCTGCATGCGTTCCAGGTGCTGCTGGTCGTCGGCCCGCCCGCGGCGCTGTTCCTCACCCGCCGCATCTGCCTCGGACTGCAGCAGAGCGACGCCGACATCGCGCAACACGGCATCGAGACCGGCCGGATCGTCCGGCGCCCGGACGGCGGGTACGTCGAGATCCACCGCGCGAGTCATGAGGTGGGGTCGTTCGGGGCACTGGGAGTCGGTGACGCACGAGTGGTTCCTGACGGCGGCCCGAGCGCGGTAACCCGGCGACCGGCCTCGACTCCGACGGCGCCTGGACCGAGGGCAACCTGGTTCGGCCGCTCGTGCACGGTGCGACGTACTTCCAGCGGTTGTACGACGAACTGA